The following nucleotide sequence is from Chlamydiota bacterium.
AAATATCTCTGTCGTTTTAAATAGAGTCATCTTCGTTAGTCAAAACTAAAATTTTTTTCACTTTGAGGATTGAATCAACCATGATTAATATATGCGTAAGAGTTTTTGCGGGAATGTGTAGCTCATAAATCGTCAATCGGATTACATGAAGATTCTCTAATACTGACAGTCTTCTCAATCCTTAGTTGAGTGGTTATCCACATGATCAGATTTGTCCTTATTGTTCCAACCATTATCCTTACCTTAATAGCCTCTCTTTATTTTGCGTTCAAAGACCGCACTAAAGTTTTTTGGAGGCTTTTGGGGTCTTTTATTTCTGTATTTACCCTGCCTACAATCAGTTTCATTCATTTCTATCTAATCTATCTAAAAAAAATAGAAATGGAATGGATTTTATTAATTTTGTCTATGATTTGGCTAACATTTCTAATGGTTTTAGGACTTTGCGTCATGTACGGATCCAAGAGAATTCATTTTTGGGGGCGTGAATTGATTTTTTTGACCATCGGCGGGGTATTCATTCTATTAATTTGTTTCATTATTTAAAAACATAACTATTTCTAATACAATTACTTATAAAAATTTGTGAAATTTTGCATTTGTAGTTATGAATTTTCATCAATATAACTGATGAAAATTCAATATTTATGGGAATGGATTTGGAAAGGGGGCTATCCTGAGCTTCATGCGAAAGGTCTTAAGCCTGAAAGATTTTATGCGGATTATCTTGTAACCTATCTTGAAAGAGATATCCGACAAATCATTCAAGTCAAAAACCTCAGAGATTTCGACCGTTTTCTAAGACTTTGTGCCACAAGAACTGGACAACTCATTTCTTATAGCACCCTGGCAAGCGATATCGGCATAAGCCCAAATACGATTAAGAGCTGGATAGGTCTTTTAGAGGCATCCCATGTTATTTATCTCTTAGAACCCTATTATGAGAATTTAGGTAAGAGAATTGTCAAAACACCTAAAATTTATTTTTTGGATACAGGATTGGCCTCGTTTCTGGCAGGATTTCAAAATCCTATTGATCTCATGAAAAGTCCGCTTCAAGGAGCTTTCTTTGAAACCCATGTCTTGGGACAGATGATTCGTCATCTCCAGAATAGAGGAAAAACTCCTGCCCTTTATTTTTATAGGGATCATGCAGGTTGTGAAATCGATTTTGTTATTCCACAAGGAAATGCCCTCAAGCTTATAGAAGCAAAATGCGCTTCTATTCTTCCAACCCAGATCAAAAATTTTCAGGAAATCACACAACGTGTTGGAAAGGAAAGGATCATCTCCCAAATCGTTGTCTCAACTTTACGAGACTTTAGAGAAATTGGACCCTCGATGTATTTGGATAATAGTATTGAATTGAAAAGCATTGTTTCTTGACACTATTTCCGATACAACTCTTTAGGTTACAACTTGTTAGTGATTTTTGACTAATTTTAATTTTCTTTTTGACTTTTTCCCACTTGGACGGGTCTTTATAATTGACATGCAGAAGGCTTGAATTCTGAGAAGCTATCAAAACGAAAGGGGAAAATTTATGCGTAAGCTAAGATTGACCGTTTGTTTCATGTTTGTGGTGTCGTTGGTATTTTCCCATGGCATCTCTTTTGCCGGAAAGGGAAATACCTCGCAAAAGATACACAGTATCGTGAAGAGCCTCTTCTCTGAAGAGAAGCATCCCGATGATACAAGTTTTAAAAATATCTGCGGAAATCCACTTTTTTTAAAATTAACCAAGGATCTTTCCCAAGAGGAATTAGGTCTTCTTGCGAATGAAATCATCCGTCATTCTGCTATGAGCGAGTCAAGCCCATTACAGTATCAAACCAAATTAAGCGATGGATCTATAGGCAACTTCGTCATTTACTATACCACAGAGGGAACACATGCGGTTAAGAACCCAGAAGTGGATACGGGTACTAAACTTGTCCTTCCAGATTCCAAAAATCCGGATTCTGACCCCACTTTAGCTTATTGGAAAATGAAAGACGGAGATGGAATTTATGATGTAGACAATGCACCAGATTATGTCGAAAAAATAGGCATCTATCTTGAATATTCATTGGCCAAGCTTCTACAGTACGGGTTTAACGAGGGTGTTAAACCATCGTGGGTTGGAAACATTTACATTGCCAATTTGGGCACCAGCAATGGGGTATCGTATGCTCCCTACACTCCTATGATCGGTGGAAGTACTTGGTTTAATCATTCACTCAGTTCGATGAAAACGATCCCTCATGAGCTTTTTCATCAGTTTCAGTATGCGTATACACCCAATCCCTATTCCCCTACGACCCTTGACCAGGAAGATTGGATTGATGAGGGAACCGCTCGATGGACAGAGGATCTTGTTTTAGATAGCTTGAATGATTACGCAGCCTCTGCGAATGTTTACCTGGAATGGGATACAAATATAGACATTCGTGATATCGATTATGAATCCGTGCTATTTTGGAAGTATCTCACGGAGCAATTCGGCCAAGTCAAAGAGGAACCTCAAATCGGCGTGGATCTCATGCTGGATCTTTGGAAGAATTGGTCCTCTTTGGAAGGAATAGAAGGAATTAACCATACTTTATCAACCTATGGAACGGATTTTGATCAGGTTTTTACGGATTTTTTTGTCTATGCGAACTATTTAAAGAAATTCGATAAGGAAGATGAGAATCAGCAAAAATATGATTATCTTGAAGATGAGCTGTATGACGATGTCAAAATTACAAATGCTGAAAATGACGTTCTCTATTTGAATGAATCTCTTTTGATTATGGACCAGAGCGTCCCTTCTTATGGGGCTCAATACTATCGGGTTATTCCTGAAGAAGGGGTAAAAGCCGTTCATATTTTGATCGACGGAGATGCGGATTTCAGCGCCCCTCGATATCGAATCGTTGCCATTCATGCAAATGGAGAGAATCTGGACTTCTATAACTCTGACAGCAATGACTTTGAAACGACTATTCCTAACGAGGAGGGAGACCTTACTGAAATTGGTGTTATGGTCTCGTCCGTCACAGACAGTAAAGAAACAAAAAATGGGAGCTACGACTTAATCGTTTACGATGAGAACGCCCCCATTGTTGCAAACTTCGAAGCGGGAAAGCAGGTGGGATACCCCCCCTTCACTGCTCACTTTTATGATGAAAGTATTTCTAAAGAACCGATTGCCTCCTGGGCATGGGACTTCGACTTTGACGGGGTGAC
It contains:
- a CDS encoding DUF4143 domain-containing protein, whose amino-acid sequence is MKIQYLWEWIWKGGYPELHAKGLKPERFYADYLVTYLERDIRQIIQVKNLRDFDRFLRLCATRTGQLISYSTLASDIGISPNTIKSWIGLLEASHVIYLLEPYYENLGKRIVKTPKIYFLDTGLASFLAGFQNPIDLMKSPLQGAFFETHVLGQMIRHLQNRGKTPALYFYRDHAGCEIDFVIPQGNALKLIEAKCASILPTQIKNFQEITQRVGKERIISQIVVSTLRDFREIGPSMYLDNSIELKSIVS
- a CDS encoding VCBS repeat-containing protein, with product MRKLRLTVCFMFVVSLVFSHGISFAGKGNTSQKIHSIVKSLFSEEKHPDDTSFKNICGNPLFLKLTKDLSQEELGLLANEIIRHSAMSESSPLQYQTKLSDGSIGNFVIYYTTEGTHAVKNPEVDTGTKLVLPDSKNPDSDPTLAYWKMKDGDGIYDVDNAPDYVEKIGIYLEYSLAKLLQYGFNEGVKPSWVGNIYIANLGTSNGVSYAPYTPMIGGSTWFNHSLSSMKTIPHELFHQFQYAYTPNPYSPTTLDQEDWIDEGTARWTEDLVLDSLNDYAASANVYLEWDTNIDIRDIDYESVLFWKYLTEQFGQVKEEPQIGVDLMLDLWKNWSSLEGIEGINHTLSTYGTDFDQVFTDFFVYANYLKKFDKEDENQQKYDYLEDELYDDVKITNAENDVLYLNESLLIMDQSVPSYGAQYYRVIPEEGVKAVHILIDGDADFSAPRYRIVAIHANGENLDFYNSDSNDFETTIPNEEGDLTEIGVMVSSVTDSKETKNGSYDLIVYDENAPIVANFEAGKQVGYPPFTAHFYDESISKEPIASWAWDFDFDGVTDSTEQNPTQTYTRDGSYSVSLDVTDESTPQPYEDTVIRPFYIGVGDIASEYNGSFGGLWGDYDGDGYLDLFVYNRNFGQTGNFNDYLYHNNGNGTFTKIIKGPVVNDKVDSHGGAWADYDNDGDLDLFVTTYDSFSPNLLYQNQGKGTFTKVKGTVVSYTGSSLTPNWVDYDNDGYLDLFVGNAGESDLLYHNNGNGTFTQVTQGELVNDAAVTEDSSWSDYDLDGDMDVCVAYDTKVYLFNNQGDGSFKKIALSQPFNTRDIAWGDYDNDGDPDLLLINILSVPQLFQNLGDGSFTEIQASSDYPMLQEYAYSYYQHKKGGWIDYDHDGDLDLFIANLDETDFLYANDGDGTFTKITDDSL